Proteins from a genomic interval of Bdellovibrio sp. GT3:
- a CDS encoding type II secretion system minor pseudopilin, with translation MNIFKPLRNNRGMALMIVTACLMFIMYFAVELIAETRIEYEINSSGMNRIKAYYAAKSGMQLSLLRVKIYQTAQNKFGQQLGSNSPLLNMIWQFPFAWPMPIPDELTAIDKDNFKKLVKDSSMDASYITTIEDEGSKIDINDLVSPSETLRKITKQQIVNVFLQKMKEDEKWARENSNTNFESVVNNIADFMSDKSQSANGGDKRATYSSMNSEFQSDYFPPNRSFRTISELHFVPGLTDELYEILEPRITIYGMKGINPNIATKDVLKSLDPGMTDEAVTEIIKRRDDQNQGGPFKDADDFWNFVTTKNVRLEGKPEDVPLVFDAVFNFRIRSTGEFARSTSEITVITMDLNKTVAKIKDYVDKDKKAQNPGADTGNPGGSGSGGSGSGGSAGGDGKTQGKSDPIPKGPPRIVFWGER, from the coding sequence ATGAACATTTTTAAACCCCTTCGTAATAACCGAGGAATGGCGCTGATGATTGTCACCGCCTGCTTGATGTTCATCATGTACTTCGCAGTTGAACTGATTGCCGAAACGCGCATTGAATACGAAATCAATTCTTCCGGCATGAATCGTATTAAAGCTTACTATGCCGCCAAATCCGGCATGCAGCTTTCCTTGTTGCGCGTGAAAATTTATCAGACAGCACAAAATAAATTCGGGCAGCAATTGGGCAGCAACAGTCCGCTATTAAACATGATCTGGCAGTTTCCCTTTGCCTGGCCCATGCCGATTCCGGATGAGTTGACTGCAATTGACAAAGACAATTTCAAAAAGCTGGTTAAAGACTCCTCGATGGATGCAAGCTACATCACCACCATTGAGGATGAAGGATCCAAGATCGATATCAACGACCTGGTCTCCCCGTCTGAAACTTTGCGCAAGATCACCAAGCAACAGATTGTAAATGTCTTCCTGCAAAAAATGAAGGAAGACGAAAAGTGGGCCCGCGAAAATTCCAACACCAACTTTGAAAGCGTGGTCAATAACATCGCGGACTTTATGAGTGACAAATCCCAGTCGGCAAATGGCGGCGACAAACGCGCCACTTATTCGAGCATGAACTCTGAATTCCAGTCTGATTACTTTCCGCCGAATCGCAGTTTCCGCACGATTTCTGAACTGCATTTTGTGCCGGGATTAACCGACGAACTTTACGAGATTTTAGAACCACGAATCACCATCTATGGCATGAAGGGTATCAACCCCAACATTGCGACCAAAGACGTTCTTAAATCCCTGGATCCCGGCATGACTGATGAAGCCGTGACTGAAATCATCAAGCGCCGTGACGATCAAAATCAAGGTGGTCCGTTCAAGGACGCCGATGACTTCTGGAACTTTGTGACCACCAAGAATGTACGTCTTGAAGGAAAACCTGAAGACGTGCCATTGGTGTTTGATGCCGTATTCAACTTCCGCATTCGCAGCACCGGAGAGTTCGCACGCTCCACCAGCGAGATCACGGTCATCACGATGGATTTGAATAAAACTGTCGCAAAAATCAAAGACTACGTCGACAAAGACAAAAAGGCCCAAAACCCTGGTGCCGACACTGGGAATCCCGGTGGCTCCGGCTCTGGCGGCTCTGGTTCCGGCGGTTCAGCTGGTGGTGATGGCAAGACACAAGGCAAATCAGACCCGATTCCCAAAGGCCCTCCACGCATTGTATTTTGGGGTGAAAGATAG